The genomic region CGGAACCACCCGCCTCGACTGCACCTTCCGCCCCCCGGGTCTCATCCCGGGCGCGGCGGTGGCCGCCCTGGCCCTGACCGTCGTACCGGTCCTTGCCCTGTGGCAGCGGCGTCACGGGCAGCGGCGTCAGCGGACCTGACCGAGCCAGTGCAGGGTGCGGCGGACCTCACCCGGGAAGGGGTGGTTCGGGCCGTGCAGGCGCTCCGCGTCGAACAGCAGGCGGGCCAGGGTCTCGTGGGCCGCCTGCCGGTCGCCGAGGGAGAGCAGCAGGTGCGCGATCCGGCGGCGGACCTCCAGGGGGAGTCCCGGGTCCGGGTTGGCGTAGTGGTTCTCGAAGAGCGGCAGCAGCGAGCGGTACTCCGCCAGGGCCGCGGCCGGTTCGCCGAGCTGCTCCAGGCACTGCGCCGAGTCGTAGCGGAAGCGCAGCGACTGGGGGTCACCGGCCGGGAACTCGTCGGCCAGGCGGCGCAGTTCCGGCAGGGCGCGGCGGTACTGGCCGTCGTCCATCAGCGTGGCGGCGTACTGCTTGCGCAGGGAGCGGACCACCGGCGAGTGCTCGCCGTGCTGGGCGGCGGCGGCCGGGAGGATCCCGCCGAGGATGTCGCCGGCCTGGGTCAGCTGCCCCTGGTCCAGCAGCTTGCGCGCCTCGTCCACGGCGCCGGGGATGTCGGGCTGCGCCGTGGGCGGGGACGTCGGCTGGGGCGGGATCACGGTGGCCCGGTCCGGCCAGGGGGCGTGCGGGCGCAGGAAGGGGCGGGTCGGGTCGAGGGGGCCCACGGGGGTGCGGCTGCCGGCGGCGGGCAGCAGCGGCGCGAGGGCCTCGTAGACCTCCTGCGCTGAGGCGGGGCGGTCCTGCGGGTCCTTGGCCAGCAGGCGCAGCAGGATCGCCTCCAGCTCCGCCGGGATCTCCGGGCGCTTGGGGCGGACCGGGGCCGGGGGCTCGTACAGGTGGCGGTGGAGCACGCCCAGGGCGGTGGACCCGGCGAAGGGGACGTTTCCGCTGAGGAGTTCGTACAGCAGCACGCCCAGCGCGTAGAGGTCGGTGTACGGGCCCACCGCGCCGCTCATGGCCTGCTCGGGCGCCATGTAGGCGGGGCTGCCGATCGGCGTGCCGGTGCTGGTGAGGCGGGTGGTGTCGGTGTCCATCACCGAGGCCACGCCGAGGTCCAGGACCAGGACGGTGCCGTCCGGGCGGACCATCACGTTGCGCGGCTTCAGGTCGCGGTGGACGATCGGTACGGCGTGCACGGCCGAGAGGACCGAGCACAGCTGCGCGGCGACCGAGACCGCCCACTGCCAGGGGTACGGGTCGTGCTGGGCGATGTGGTCGGCGAGGTCGGTGCCCTCGACGTATCCCATGACGAGGAAGAGCTCGTCGCCGTCGCTGCCCGCGTCGTGCACGGTGACCAGACCGGGGTGGTCCACCTGCGCCGTGACCCGGCACTCGCGCACGAAACGGCGGCGCAGTTCCTCGGCGACGGTGCCGGGGCCGGCGACCTTGTCGGGACGCAGCAGTTTGACGGCGACGCGGCGGTCCAAGCGCTTGTCGTACGCCGTCCAGACCTGGCCCATGCCGCCCTGTCCCAGGATGGAGGCCAGCTGGTAGCGGTCTCCGATGAGCCGGTCGGTCACTGATTCGGGTCCTGGATCGCGGTCGTGTTCGGGTCCTGGTAGGGACCGCCGGGCGGCGGGGTCTGCTTGCGCAGCAGTTCGCTGAGCTCGTCGAGTTCGGCGCGGACCTGCCCGATGCGCGGGGGCGGGGTCGGCTGCGGCGGGACCTGCGGGGGCAGGGGCGCCGGGGCGGGAGCCTGCGCGGGCGGGTAGCCGTAGGCGGGGCGGGCGGGCTGCGCCGGCGGGTACCACTGCGCGGACGGGACGGCCGCCCGCTTCTCGTAGTGCCGGATGTCGGCGACGAGGAAGTACACACAGGTCGCGAGGCCGGTGATGAGGGTGCCGAAGGCTCCGGTGTTGCCCTGCCAGCCGTCGGTGTCGGGGGTCGGGTCGAGGCCGATCAGCACGACCCAGCTGACGGACAGCACGAAACTGACCGCGAGCAGCGCCCAGTCGCGGGCCGCGCGGGTCACGAGCGCGAGCCTCAGCATCGAGCCCCAGGCCAGGAAGCCACAGGTCAGGATCGGCAGCAGCGAGAACAGCACGCGCAGGGTCACCACAGCCCCGGTATTGGGCTGGTGACCATGCTGCGGCGGGTAGCCGGGGCCGTGCATCGGTGCTCCTGACAGGCCGTGCGGAAAAGGGATTCAGGGTCTGAGCGTATACAGCGATTCCGGCCATGGTGAGGGGATGGGCCCAACCGTTGCACGGTCGCCGCAGAGGCGGTCCCGACTGCGGGTCGCGGACCGCGGCGAGCGGATCACCCCAAGCGGGCGTACCACCACGAACGGGATCGGAAGCCGCGCGGGTGCGGCCGCGGTCCGGGACCCTCCGGTCCCCGGCCGCGGCCGGCCGTGTTCCTACGAGCCGAGGATCGTGGCGAGGAACTCCCCCGTCCATGCCAGCAGTTCCCGCCCGACCAACGGCTTCCCGCCGATCTTCCCGGTCTTCGGGCGCGGGATGAGCACCTGCGAGGTGGCGGGCTTGAGCACCGCCCCCGGGTAGAGCCGCTTCAGGCGCAGCTCCTGCGACTCGCGCAGTTCCACCGGCCCGAAACGGATGTTGGCGCCCTGCAGGGTGATGTCGGCGACCCCGCACGCACGCGCCAGCATCCGCAGCCCGGCCACCAGCAGCAGGTTCTCCACCGGCTCCGGCAGCTTGCCGTAGCGGTCGGTGAGTTCCTCCCGTACGGCCTTGACGTCCGCCTCGGAGTTCGCCGAGGCGATGGACCGGTACGCCTGCAGGCGCAGCCGCTCGCCGGGCGCATAGTCGTGCGGGACGTGCGCGTCGACCGGCAGCTCGATCTTGACGTCCAGCGGCGGCTCCTCCTCCACCCCGCCCTCGACGGCGGCCCGGTAGTCGGCCACCGCCTCGCCGACCATCCGGATGTACAGGTCGAAGCCGACGCCCGCGATGTGACCGGACTGCTCGCCGCCGAGCAGGTTGCCCGCGCCGCGGATCTCCAGGTCCTTCATCGCCACGTACATGCCGGCGCCCATCTCGGTGTGCTGGGCGATCGTCGCGAGCCGCTCGTGCGCGGTCTCGGTCAGCGGCTTCTCCGGCGGGTACAGGAAGTACGCGTACCCGCGCTCGCGGCCTCGGCCCACACGCCCGCGCAGCTGGTGCAGCTGGGAAAGGCCGAAGTTGTCGCCGCGCTCCACGATCAGGGTGTTGGCGTTGGAGATGTCGATGCCCGACTCGACGATCGTGGTCGACACCAGCACGTCGAACTTCTTCTCCCAGAAGTCCACGACGACCTGTTCCAGGGCCTGTTCGGACATCTGACCGTGCGCAGTCGCGATCCGCGCCTCGGGCACGATCTCACGCAGCTTGGCCGCCGCCCGGTCGATGGACTCGACCCGGTTGTGGATGTAGAAGCACTGGCCCTCGCGCAGCAGTTCACGGCGGACGGCCGCGCCGATCTGCTTCTCCTCGTACGGACCGACGAAGGTGAGCACCGGGTGCCGCTCCTCCGGCGGGGTGGTGATCGTCGACATCTCACGGATGCCGGTCACCGCCATCTCCAGGGTGCGCGGGATCGGCGTCGCGGACATGGTGAGCACGTCGACGTTGGCACGGAGCTTCTTCAGCTGCTCCTTGTGCTCGACGCCGAACCGCTGCTCCTCGTCGACGATGACCAGGCCCAGGTCCTTGAACTTCGTCTCCTGCGAGAACAGCCGGTGGGTACCGATGACCACGTCCACCGCTCCCTCGCGCAGACCCTCCAGCGTGGCCTTGGACTCCGCCTCGCCCTGGAACCGGGACAGCGCCTTCACCTTCACGGGGAACTGGCTGTAGCGCTCGGAGAAGGTGCCGAAGTGCTGCTGCACGAGGAGCGTCGTCGGAACGAGGACGGCGACCTGCTTTCCGTCCTGGACCGCCTTGAAAGCGGCGCGCACGGCGATCTCGGTCTTGCCGTAGCCGACGTCGCCGCAGATCAGCCGGTCCATGGGGACCGACTTCTCCATGTCCTCCTTGACCTCGGCGATGGTGGTGAGCTGGTCGGGCGTCTCCGCGTACGGGAAGGCGTCCTCCAGTTCGCGCTGCCAGGGGGTGTCCGGGCCGAAGACGTGGC from Streptomyces sp. NBC_00190 harbors:
- a CDS encoding serine/threonine-protein kinase: MTDRLIGDRYQLASILGQGGMGQVWTAYDKRLDRRVAVKLLRPDKVAGPGTVAEELRRRFVRECRVTAQVDHPGLVTVHDAGSDGDELFLVMGYVEGTDLADHIAQHDPYPWQWAVSVAAQLCSVLSAVHAVPIVHRDLKPRNVMVRPDGTVLVLDLGVASVMDTDTTRLTSTGTPIGSPAYMAPEQAMSGAVGPYTDLYALGVLLYELLSGNVPFAGSTALGVLHRHLYEPPAPVRPKRPEIPAELEAILLRLLAKDPQDRPASAQEVYEALAPLLPAAGSRTPVGPLDPTRPFLRPHAPWPDRATVIPPQPTSPPTAQPDIPGAVDEARKLLDQGQLTQAGDILGGILPAAAAQHGEHSPVVRSLRKQYAATLMDDGQYRRALPELRRLADEFPAGDPQSLRFRYDSAQCLEQLGEPAAALAEYRSLLPLFENHYANPDPGLPLEVRRRIAHLLLSLGDRQAAHETLARLLFDAERLHGPNHPFPGEVRRTLHWLGQVR